A window of the Scandinavium goeteborgense genome harbors these coding sequences:
- the rluF gene encoding 23S rRNA pseudouridine(2604) synthase RluF, giving the protein MLPTQSIRLNKYISESGICSRRDADRYIEQGNVLINGKRATIGDQVVAGDVVKVNGQLIEPRQEDDLVLIVLNKPVGIVSTTENGEKDNIVDFVNHSSRVFPIGRLDKDSQGLIFLTNHGDLVNKILRAGNDHEKEYLVTVNKPVTDEFIAGMGKGVPILGTVTKKCKVKREAPFTFRITLVQGLNRQIRRMCEHFGFEVTKLERTRIMNVSLKGLPLGEWRDLTDDELIELFKLIENSSSEAKPAKAKAKPKTAATPVKKPASSGAKNMAKTPAELANRKRFASPGRKKKGR; this is encoded by the coding sequence ATGCTGCCGACTCAATCCATCCGATTAAACAAATACATCAGCGAAAGTGGGATCTGCTCACGCCGTGACGCCGACCGCTACATCGAACAGGGCAACGTGCTCATCAACGGCAAACGCGCCACCATTGGCGATCAGGTCGTGGCGGGCGACGTCGTGAAAGTAAACGGCCAGCTCATCGAGCCGCGTCAGGAAGACGATTTGGTGTTAATCGTATTGAACAAGCCGGTCGGGATCGTCAGCACCACCGAGAACGGCGAAAAGGACAACATCGTCGATTTCGTCAACCACAGCAGCCGCGTGTTCCCGATTGGCCGCCTGGACAAAGACTCCCAGGGCCTGATTTTCCTCACCAACCATGGCGACCTGGTGAACAAAATCCTGCGTGCCGGCAACGACCATGAAAAAGAGTATCTGGTCACGGTCAACAAACCGGTGACCGATGAATTTATCGCGGGAATGGGCAAGGGCGTGCCGATCCTCGGCACGGTGACGAAAAAGTGCAAAGTGAAAAGAGAAGCACCGTTCACTTTCCGCATCACCCTGGTGCAGGGCCTGAACCGTCAGATTCGCCGCATGTGCGAACATTTCGGCTTTGAAGTCACCAAGCTTGAACGTACGCGAATCATGAACGTCAGCCTGAAAGGACTGCCGTTAGGCGAATGGCGTGACCTGACCGATGACGAATTGATCGAACTGTTCAAGCTGATTGAAAACTCGTCCTCGGAAGCCAAACCGGCAAAAGCCAAGGCCAAGCCGAAAACCGCCGCAACCCCGGTGAAGAAACCGGCCAGCAGCGGCGCAAAAAACATGGCGAAAACCCCGGCAGAATTGGCAAACCGTAAGCGCTTTGCATCGCCAGGGCGTAAAAAGAAAGGGCGCTGA
- a CDS encoding DUF3811 domain-containing protein, whose translation MAISRLTQQDMNEKEQRELKTLLDRARIAHGRTLTNAENNSVKKEYIDKLMVEREAEAKKARQLKKNQAYKVDKTATFTWTASTGPRGKR comes from the coding sequence ATGGCAATTTCACGTCTGACCCAGCAGGACATGAACGAGAAAGAACAACGCGAGCTGAAAACCCTCCTCGACCGCGCCCGCATCGCCCATGGCCGCACGCTGACCAACGCGGAAAACAACAGCGTCAAAAAAGAGTACATCGACAAACTGATGGTCGAGCGGGAAGCAGAAGCCAAGAAAGCCCGTCAGTTAAAGAAAAATCAGGCTTATAAAGTCGACAAAACAGCGACATTCACGTGGACTGCCAGTACAGGACCGCGAGGGAAACGCTGA